CTCCGACGAAAATTACGATTTAATTCTTCAGCTCGACCAGCAGCTTGTTTCAGATATAACAGCCAGGTTGAGTTTGCAGGGGCATCCGGGCTATACACTTGTTCTGGGAAGCACCTTACACCTTTTACCTGACGGACTGATGAACGGCCCCGCGGGGAAATACCATCTTTCAGAAGGCGAAAGCCATACTCCCCTGTTGCGCAGCCCTGAAGATCTGATAGAAACAGCCATG
The Lentimicrobiaceae bacterium genome window above contains:
- a CDS encoding SH3 domain-containing protein, which codes for MPIAICYHSLVAVRAEPSDKAEMVNQLLFGDLVVTTEISGHWIKIKTIHDDYEGWCDYRQIHILSDENYDLILQLDQQLVSDITARLSLQGHPGYTLVLGSTLHLLPDGLMNGPAGKYHLSEGESHTPLLRSPEDLIETAM